From the Purpureocillium takamizusanense chromosome 6, complete sequence genome, one window contains:
- a CDS encoding uncharacterized protein (COG:S~EggNog:ENOG503P5VY), with protein sequence MAPKKIRCNAKDCKEPAQRIVGDCSFCKGQYCGNHRLLEDHKCSGLEDCKKQSHERNAAQLQSERTQVIRGV encoded by the exons atggcccccaAAAAGATCCGCTGCAACGCAAAGGATTGCAAGgagccagcccagcgcatcgtcggcgactGCAGCTTCTGCAAGGGCCAGTACTGCGGCAACCACCGCCTATTAGAAGACCACAAGTGCAGCGGCCTTGAGGAC TGCAAGAAGCAGTCGCACGAGCGCAACGCAGCCCAGCTGCAATCCGAGCGCACGCAGGTCATCCGTGGCGTCTAG